The Montipora foliosa isolate CH-2021 chromosome 1, ASM3666993v2, whole genome shotgun sequence genome has a window encoding:
- the LOC138000870 gene encoding uncharacterized protein, producing the protein MQRQGNKSPFVAIFIMTCVTIPVTSFQCGYETIGCFKDTSNRAIQTLEGKDSILDGSYGTRKSPIAKCALAAMQRGYKIFAVQNGGECFSSATADETFDVHGGTAACGFDGEGGPWANQVYLIKDFDTIGCFKDTSYRAIPVLEGKDSILDGLYGARKNPIAKCAVAAMRRGHKIFAVQNGGECFSSRAVETTFDRYGGSAACGSDGEGGKWANHVYLIKDFDPLGCFNDTLTRAIETLEGKDSILDRSYGARKNPIAKCAVAAMRKGYKMFAVQNGGWCAASATAYDTFDKYGRSAACRPDGEGGPLANQVYVTSC; encoded by the exons ATGCAACGTCAAGGAAATAAATCTCCTTTTGTCGCCATTTTCATCATGACGTGTGTCACTATTCCAGTCACCAGCTTTCAATGCG GTTATGAAACCATTGGGtgcttcaaagacacctccaaTCGAGCCATTCAGACgttggaaggaaaagattccATCCTGGATGGATCGTATGGTACTCGAAAGAGCCCCATTGCAAAGTGCGCCTTGGCTGCAATGCAAAGAGGATACAAGATATTTGCAGTTCAaaatggaggagagtgtttttcCAGCGCTACAGCGGACGAGACCTTTGACGTGCACGGCGGAACTGCAGCCTGTGGGTTTGACGGCGAAGGCGGACCATGGGCAAATCAGGTTTATctcatcaaag ACTTTGACACCATAggctgcttcaaagacacctccTATCGAGCAATTCCAGTattggaaggaaaagattccATCCTGGATGGCTTGTATGGTGCTCGAAAGAACCCCATTGCAAAGTGCGCCGTGGCGGCAATGCGAAGAGGACACAAGATATTTGCAGTTCAaaatggaggagagtgtttttcCAGTCGTGCAGTGGAAACGACCTTTGACAGGTACGGCGGatctgcagcctgtgggtcTGACGGCGAAGGCGGAAAATGGGCCAATCACGTTTATCTCATCAAAG ATTTTGACCCCCTCGGTTGCTTCAATGACACCCTCACTCGAGCCATTGAAACATTGGAAGGAAAAGACTCCATTCTGGATCGCTCGTATGGTGCTCGAAAGAACCCCATTGCAAAGTGTGCCGTGGCTGCAATGCgaaaaggatacaagatgtttgcagttcaaaatggaggatggtgcgcagcCAGTGCTACAGCGTACGACACCTTTGACAAGTACGGGAGATCGGCAGCCTGCAGACCTGACGGCGAAGGTGGACCATTAGCCAATCAGGTTTACGTAACTAGCTGCTAA